One window of the Paraburkholderia sp. PGU19 genome contains the following:
- a CDS encoding c-type cytochrome — protein MNRLGKFLVVLHTAAGLSGLAVQARAADQAKPDLNRGQAIAAQVCASCHGADGNSAGGAYPKLAGQHPEYLVKQLKDFKTQPGAKQPARNNAIMAGMAAALTDQDMVNVSAYFASQAPKPGYAHNKDTVPLGQKIYRAGLADKGVPACASCHGPTGQGIPSQYPRLSGQWADYTVAQLTAFTQGTGARNNNEAMHAVASRLSDSEIKAVADYIAGLH, from the coding sequence ATGAATCGACTGGGCAAGTTTCTGGTGGTACTTCACACAGCAGCAGGTCTTTCAGGTTTGGCGGTACAGGCAAGAGCAGCAGATCAGGCAAAGCCGGATTTGAATCGGGGGCAGGCAATCGCAGCGCAGGTGTGCGCCTCATGTCACGGCGCGGATGGCAACAGTGCGGGCGGGGCGTATCCGAAGCTCGCCGGCCAACACCCCGAGTATCTCGTCAAGCAGCTCAAAGATTTCAAAACACAGCCAGGTGCGAAGCAGCCCGCCCGTAACAATGCGATCATGGCGGGTATGGCGGCGGCGCTGACCGATCAGGACATGGTCAACGTGTCGGCGTACTTCGCGTCGCAGGCACCGAAGCCCGGTTACGCGCACAACAAGGACACCGTGCCCCTCGGGCAGAAGATTTATCGCGCTGGCCTCGCCGACAAGGGCGTTCCCGCGTGTGCAAGCTGTCACGGGCCGACGGGGCAGGGCATTCCGTCACAGTATCCGCGCCTGTCGGGGCAATGGGCGGATTACACCGTGGCACAGTTGACCGCGTTCACGCAGGGCACGGGCGCGCGTAACAACAACGAAGCAATGCACGCCGTCGCATCGCGTTTGTCCGATAGCGAGATCAAGGCGGTGGCGGATTACATCGCGGGCTTGCATTAA
- the yihA gene encoding ribosome biogenesis GTP-binding protein YihA/YsxC has protein sequence MSFLLHQARFFTTVNHLRDLPPTPQPEVAFAGRSNAGKSTAINLLCNQKRLAFASKTPGRTQHINYFSVGPADEPVAHLVDLPGYGYAEVPGAAKAHWEQLLSSYLQTRSQLRGMILMMDSRRPLTELDRRMIEWFAPTGKPIHTLLTKCDKLTRQESINALRATKKGLDEYRAAGFQGELSAQLFSALKRVGLDEAHELIESWIAPGTAGDSDEPASAE, from the coding sequence ATGTCTTTTCTGCTCCACCAAGCGCGCTTCTTCACGACCGTCAATCACTTGCGCGATCTGCCGCCTACGCCGCAACCCGAGGTCGCTTTCGCGGGGCGGTCGAATGCGGGAAAGTCGACGGCCATCAACCTCCTCTGCAACCAGAAGCGCCTCGCGTTTGCCAGTAAGACACCCGGACGCACTCAGCACATCAACTACTTTTCGGTGGGACCGGCAGACGAACCTGTCGCGCATCTCGTCGATCTGCCCGGCTATGGCTATGCCGAAGTGCCCGGCGCGGCGAAGGCTCATTGGGAGCAGTTGCTGTCGAGCTATCTGCAAACGCGGTCGCAGCTGCGCGGCATGATTCTGATGATGGATTCGCGCCGGCCGCTCACCGAGCTGGACCGCCGGATGATCGAGTGGTTCGCGCCGACGGGCAAGCCGATTCACACTTTGCTCACCAAGTGCGACAAATTGACTCGCCAGGAGAGCATCAACGCGCTGCGGGCGACGAAGAAAGGGCTGGATGAATATCGTGCGGCGGGTTTTCAGGGCGAACTGTCCGCCCAGCTTTTTTCCGCGCTCAAGCGGGTCGGCCTCGACGAAGCGCACGAACTGATCGAAAGCTGGATTGCGCCCGGCACAGCGGGCGATTCCGACGAACCGGCTTCGGCTGAATAA
- the hemB gene encoding porphobilinogen synthase — translation MSFYPHHRPRRMRRDDFSRRLMRENILTTNDLIYPVFVLEGTNVRQAVPSMPGVERVSVDLLMGVAEQCLELGVPVLSLFPVIEPSLKTPDGREATNEAGLIPRAVRELKKRFPELGVLTDVALDPYTSHGQDGVLDENGYVINDETVEILVEQAQTQAQAGVDIVAPSDMMDGRIGSIREMLESEGHIHTRIMAYSAKFASAFYGPFRDAVGSAANLGKGNKMTYQLDPANSDEALREVRADIDEGADMVMVKPGMPYLDILRRVKDEFRFPTYVYQVSGEYAMLKAAAQNGWLDHDKVMMESLLAFKRAGADGVLTYFALDAARLLRAQK, via the coding sequence ATGAGCTTCTATCCGCATCACCGCCCGCGCCGCATGCGCCGTGACGACTTTTCGCGCCGCCTGATGCGCGAGAACATCCTCACCACTAATGATCTGATTTACCCCGTCTTCGTGCTCGAAGGGACGAATGTCCGTCAGGCCGTTCCGTCGATGCCAGGCGTCGAGCGAGTGTCCGTCGATCTGCTAATGGGCGTCGCCGAGCAGTGTCTCGAACTGGGCGTGCCCGTGCTGTCGCTGTTTCCGGTGATCGAGCCTTCACTGAAGACGCCCGACGGCCGCGAGGCAACCAACGAAGCGGGCCTGATTCCACGCGCGGTGCGCGAGTTGAAGAAACGCTTCCCCGAACTCGGCGTGCTGACCGACGTCGCGCTCGATCCGTACACGAGCCACGGCCAGGACGGCGTGCTCGACGAAAACGGCTACGTGATCAATGACGAAACGGTCGAGATTCTCGTCGAGCAGGCGCAGACGCAGGCTCAGGCGGGCGTCGACATCGTCGCGCCGTCCGACATGATGGACGGCCGGATCGGCTCGATTCGCGAGATGCTGGAGAGCGAAGGCCACATTCACACGCGGATCATGGCTTATTCGGCGAAGTTCGCGTCGGCGTTCTACGGCCCGTTCCGCGATGCCGTCGGTTCCGCGGCGAATCTCGGCAAGGGCAACAAGATGACGTATCAGCTCGATCCCGCCAACTCGGACGAGGCGCTGCGCGAAGTGCGCGCTGACATCGACGAGGGCGCGGACATGGTGATGGTCAAGCCGGGCATGCCTTATCTGGATATCTTGCGTCGCGTGAAGGACGAGTTCCGCTTCCCGACGTATGTGTACCAGGTGAGCGGCGAATACGCGATGCTGAAGGCCGCCGCGCAAAACGGCTGGCTCGATCACGACAAGGTGATGATGGAATCGCTGCTTGCGTTCAAGCGCGCAGGCGCGGATGGCGTGCTGACCTACTTCGCGCTGGACGCTGCGCGCTTGCTGCGGGCGCAGAAGTAG
- the dsbD gene encoding protein-disulfide reductase DsbD: protein MFNGLSRRWRNVARFLTFVAGVLLLSLTTASVVRAADDFLDPAVAFRFSASEQPGEVLVHYKIADGYYMYRERFAFATRNGTARIGDAQLPAGHVKFDQTFGKNVETYRGELVFRVPVKQADGPFDLAVTSQGCADAGICYPPMERVYHVAGAALHAAVAGNTNTQPAQDAQTSASWYERATSADYAQSLLQGGGFFAIVGLYFVAGIVLSLLPCSYPMIPILSAIIIGEGPRVTRARGFSLSLAYVVGMALVYTVLGIAAALVGQSLGAWLQNPWVLGAFGVLLSLFALTLIAGVDIVLPQRLQNGVSQASGKRSGGKFAAVAVMGALSALVVGACMTAPLFAVLAFIAHTGNAVLGGAALFSMGIGLGVPLLIIGLGAGTLLPRAGAWMDSVKVFFGVVLLAAALWIVWPVLGPIAQMLLAALWLLVAAAGLGLFSPHAGAGSIWRGLARGIGAALAIWAATLLVGLAAGSTDPLKPLAVLAGRTLNAPSGQAQQSDLAFAPVRSSGQLDEAVKTAAQPAMLDFYADWCVSCKEMEKFTFSDPRVQAKLKQMNLLRADVTANNADDQVLLKRFNLFGPPGIIFFDRGGREVLRVVGYESADKFLRSLDRAMTAPQT, encoded by the coding sequence ATGTTTAACGGTTTGTCCCGGCGCTGGCGGAATGTCGCGCGCTTTCTCACCTTTGTCGCAGGCGTACTGCTGCTATCGCTGACTACGGCGAGCGTGGTTCGTGCGGCGGACGACTTTCTCGATCCCGCGGTCGCTTTTAGATTCAGCGCATCCGAGCAGCCAGGCGAGGTGCTGGTTCACTACAAGATCGCCGACGGTTACTACATGTACCGGGAGCGATTCGCCTTTGCGACGCGCAACGGTACGGCCAGGATCGGTGACGCGCAATTGCCCGCAGGGCATGTGAAGTTCGATCAAACCTTCGGGAAAAATGTCGAAACCTATCGCGGCGAATTGGTTTTCCGCGTTCCCGTAAAGCAGGCGGACGGTCCGTTCGATCTTGCCGTTACGTCGCAAGGCTGCGCCGACGCGGGCATCTGCTATCCGCCAATGGAGCGCGTCTACCACGTGGCGGGAGCGGCGTTGCACGCGGCCGTAGCGGGTAATACGAACACGCAGCCGGCTCAGGACGCTCAAACCAGCGCCTCGTGGTACGAGCGCGCGACCAGCGCAGACTATGCGCAATCATTGCTACAGGGCGGCGGCTTCTTCGCAATCGTCGGCTTATATTTCGTCGCCGGCATCGTGCTGAGTCTGCTTCCCTGCTCGTATCCGATGATCCCGATTCTGTCGGCAATCATCATCGGCGAGGGGCCACGGGTTACGCGCGCACGCGGTTTTTCGCTGTCGCTGGCTTATGTTGTCGGGATGGCGCTCGTGTACACGGTGCTTGGCATCGCGGCCGCGCTCGTTGGGCAAAGCCTTGGCGCCTGGCTGCAGAATCCGTGGGTGCTCGGCGCGTTTGGCGTTTTGCTGTCCCTTTTTGCGCTCACGCTGATCGCTGGAGTCGATATCGTGTTGCCGCAGCGTTTGCAGAACGGCGTTTCACAGGCGTCCGGGAAGCGCTCGGGAGGCAAGTTTGCGGCCGTCGCGGTGATGGGAGCACTTTCTGCTTTGGTAGTCGGTGCGTGTATGACGGCACCGCTGTTCGCGGTATTGGCGTTCATCGCGCACACCGGCAATGCGGTGCTGGGCGGTGCGGCACTGTTTTCGATGGGTATCGGGCTTGGCGTACCGCTGCTGATCATCGGGCTTGGTGCCGGCACGTTGCTGCCGCGCGCGGGTGCCTGGATGGACAGCGTCAAGGTTTTCTTCGGAGTCGTGCTACTCGCGGCCGCGCTCTGGATCGTGTGGCCGGTTTTGGGCCCGATCGCCCAAATGCTGTTGGCCGCATTGTGGCTGCTGGTCGCGGCCGCCGGCCTGGGGCTATTTTCTCCGCACGCGGGCGCAGGCTCGATCTGGCGCGGCCTTGCACGCGGAATCGGCGCAGCATTGGCGATCTGGGCCGCCACATTACTGGTTGGGCTGGCAGCAGGATCGACGGACCCGCTGAAGCCGCTCGCCGTGCTCGCGGGACGGACATTGAATGCGCCGTCCGGGCAGGCCCAACAGAGCGATCTGGCCTTCGCGCCAGTGCGCTCATCAGGTCAGCTCGACGAAGCCGTCAAAACGGCTGCACAGCCCGCCATGCTCGATTTTTACGCGGACTGGTGCGTCAGCTGCAAGGAAATGGAGAAGTTCACATTCAGCGATCCGCGCGTCCAGGCGAAGCTCAAGCAAATGAATCTGCTGCGCGCGGACGTGACGGCGAACAACGCAGACGATCAGGTTCTGCTCAAACGCTTTAACCTGTTCGGGCCGCCAGGAATCATCTTTTTCGACCGTGGCGGGAGAGAGGTGCTGCGCGTCGTCGGATACGAATCTGCGGACAAATTCCTGAGAAGTCTCGACCGGGCCATGACGGCACCGCAGACCTAA
- the cutA gene encoding divalent-cation tolerance protein CutA, with the protein MNVNVSLVLTTVPDLATAQKLAQDALSARLAACVTQLGSVQSSYHWQGKIESAEEIQLLFKTSVVRTPELEQFIQAQHPYDTPEILSWQVTASAAYGQWVNAETHRPIHV; encoded by the coding sequence GTGAACGTGAATGTGAGTTTGGTATTGACGACCGTGCCGGACCTCGCAACGGCGCAAAAATTGGCTCAGGACGCACTTTCAGCACGTCTCGCCGCGTGCGTGACGCAACTTGGCAGCGTCCAGTCGAGCTACCACTGGCAGGGCAAGATCGAATCGGCGGAAGAGATCCAGTTGCTGTTCAAGACGAGCGTCGTTCGAACGCCTGAACTCGAACAGTTCATCCAGGCTCAGCATCCGTACGACACGCCCGAAATCCTTTCCTGGCAAGTCACTGCGTCGGCCGCGTATGGCCAATGGGTGAATGCCGAAACGCACCGCCCAATCCATGTTTAA
- the rplQ gene encoding 50S ribosomal protein L17: MRHRHGLRKLNRTSSHRLAMLRNMSNSLIEHEVIKTTLPKAKELRKVVEPLITLGKKPSLANRRLAFNRLRDRDSVTKLFDVLGPRFANRPGGYLRILKFGFRVGDNAPMALVELLDRPEVEEVENVAEAE, encoded by the coding sequence ATGCGTCACCGTCATGGTTTGCGGAAACTGAACCGCACGAGCAGCCACCGTCTGGCAATGCTCCGTAACATGTCCAACTCGCTGATCGAGCACGAAGTCATCAAGACGACGCTGCCGAAGGCGAAGGAACTCCGTAAAGTCGTCGAGCCGCTGATCACGCTCGGCAAGAAGCCGTCGCTGGCAAATCGTCGTCTGGCGTTCAATCGCCTGCGCGATCGTGACTCGGTCACGAAGCTGTTCGACGTGCTGGGCCCGCGTTTCGCGAACCGTCCGGGTGGCTACCTGCGCATCCTGAAGTTCGGTTTCCGCGTCGGCGACAACGCACCGATGGCACTGGTCGAACTGCTCGACCGTCCGGAAGTCGAGGAAGTCGAAAACGTTGCTGAAGCTGAATAA